A single Thermodesulfobacteriota bacterium DNA region contains:
- the hslV gene encoding ATP-dependent protease subunit HslV: MLRPSLKGERQASRAHGTTVLCVRHKGKVVMAGDGQVSLGDTVMKHTAKKVRRLYHDKVLAGFAGATADAFTLFAKFEEKLEQYNGNLLRAAVELAKEWRTDRVLRRLEALLLIADQERSLVISGNGDVIEPDDGVTAIGSGGPYAHAAAKALTQFSDLDARAIAEEAMKIAASICIYTNDRILIEEL; the protein is encoded by the coding sequence ATGCTCAGGCCTTCTTTGAAAGGGGAGAGACAGGCGAGTCGGGCCCATGGGACGACCGTCCTCTGCGTCAGGCACAAGGGGAAGGTAGTGATGGCAGGGGATGGCCAGGTCAGCCTCGGCGATACGGTGATGAAGCATACGGCCAAGAAGGTTCGCAGGCTTTACCACGACAAGGTGTTGGCAGGATTCGCCGGGGCCACGGCAGACGCTTTCACCCTCTTCGCGAAATTTGAGGAGAAGCTGGAGCAGTATAACGGGAACCTCCTGAGGGCCGCGGTGGAATTGGCCAAGGAATGGAGAACGGACCGAGTCTTGAGACGGCTCGAGGCCCTGCTCCTCATTGCCGATCAGGAGCGGTCCTTGGTCATCTCCGGCAACGGGGATGTGATCGAACCTGACGATGGGGTGACCGCCATCGGAAGCGGTGGTCCCTATGCCCACGCGGCTGCCAAGGCTTTGACCCAGTTTTCCGATCTGGATGCGAGGGCCATCGCGGAAGAGGCGATGAAGATCGCCGCCTCGATCTGCATCTATACAAATGACCGAATTCTGATCGAAGAGCTATGA
- the hslU gene encoding ATP-dependent protease ATPase subunit HslU, giving the protein MKQTLTPREIVSELDKYIIGQKNAKRSVAIALRNRWRRQQIPEPLRDEIAPKNIIMIGPTGVGKTEIARRLARLAQAPFLKIEASKFTEVGYVGRDVESMVRDLTDQAVNMVKAEETKKVQQRAEEIAEERLLDLLFPPARKSREGENTKETREKLRRLLRSGKLNERYVEVEVVDRNLPLVEIFAASGMEEMDINLKEVFGNLFPKKKKQRKVKVPEALQILTQEEAQKLIDMDAVIKQAIERVEQSGIIFLDEIDKIAGRESTYGPDVSREGVQRDLLPIVEGTTVSTKYGVVKTDHILFIAAGAFHVSKPSDLIPELQGRFPIRVELDPLTKEDLVRILTEPENALIKQYTALMETESVKLQFQPDAIEEIAQMAARINERTENIGARRLYTILEKLLDEISFNAPEMSGQVMVIDARYVREKLKGFVEDEDLSRFIL; this is encoded by the coding sequence ATGAAGCAGACCCTCACCCCGAGAGAGATCGTTTCAGAGCTGGACAAGTACATCATCGGCCAGAAGAACGCCAAGCGTTCGGTGGCCATCGCTTTGCGGAACCGATGGAGGCGTCAACAGATCCCCGAACCCCTCCGGGACGAGATCGCTCCCAAAAACATCATCATGATCGGCCCCACCGGCGTAGGAAAGACGGAGATCGCCCGGAGGCTGGCCAGGTTGGCCCAGGCCCCCTTTCTCAAGATCGAGGCCTCGAAATTTACTGAGGTGGGGTATGTGGGACGAGATGTGGAATCGATGGTCAGGGATCTGACCGATCAGGCCGTCAACATGGTGAAGGCCGAGGAGACCAAGAAGGTCCAACAGAGGGCCGAGGAGATCGCCGAAGAAAGACTCCTCGACCTTCTGTTCCCTCCTGCGCGAAAAAGCCGGGAGGGAGAGAATACGAAAGAGACCCGGGAGAAGCTGCGCCGACTCCTGAGGAGCGGAAAGTTGAACGAGCGGTACGTCGAGGTGGAGGTGGTGGATCGGAACCTCCCCCTGGTGGAAATTTTTGCGGCCTCGGGGATGGAGGAGATGGATATCAACCTCAAAGAGGTCTTCGGAAATCTCTTCCCCAAAAAGAAGAAACAGAGAAAGGTGAAAGTGCCCGAGGCCCTACAGATCCTCACCCAGGAGGAGGCCCAGAAACTGATCGACATGGACGCCGTGATCAAGCAGGCCATCGAACGGGTGGAGCAGTCCGGGATCATCTTTCTCGATGAAATCGACAAGATCGCGGGCAGGGAGTCGACCTACGGTCCCGACGTTTCCAGAGAAGGGGTCCAACGGGACCTCTTGCCCATCGTGGAGGGGACTACCGTCTCGACCAAGTATGGCGTGGTCAAGACCGATCACATCCTCTTCATCGCGGCCGGCGCTTTCCATGTCTCCAAACCTTCGGATCTCATCCCGGAACTGCAGGGGAGGTTTCCGATCCGAGTGGAGCTCGATCCCCTCACGAAGGAAGATCTCGTCCGAATTTTGACGGAACCGGAGAATGCCCTGATCAAACAGTACACGGCCCTGATGGAGACCGAATCGGTCAAACTCCAATTCCAGCCGGATGCCATCGAGGAGATCGCCCAGATGGCGGCCCGGATCAACGAAAGGACGGAGAACATCGGGGCGAGGAGGCTTTATACGATCCTGGAGAAGTTGCTCGACGAGATCTCCTTCAATGCGCCCGAGATGAGCGGTCAGGTGATGGTGATCGATGCCCGCTACGTAAGGGAGAAGCTGAAAGGATTCGTGGAGGACGAGGATTTGAGCCGGTTCATTTTGTGA